The Cicer arietinum cultivar CDC Frontier isolate Library 1 chromosome 1, Cicar.CDCFrontier_v2.0, whole genome shotgun sequence genome contains the following window.
TAATTATACATCTATTATCATCATGGGTCCTtctctttcctttgtttttttaatttagaacaCAAGTATCCATATGATTGGCGGACGAAAAAGCCAACAATATTTAGAGCAACAGAGCAATGGTTTGCATCAGTTGAGGGATTTCGTGAAGCTGCTATGGAGGCTATTGGCAGTGTAAAATGGGTTCCACCTCAGGTATTGCATTTAAAGTTTCTTTGCTACATAATTACTGTTTATTTGTAAATTTCTGTTGGATCTTGCTAACGGGTTTCCTAAGGACATTGTTTAAGGATTCCAAATAAGGTAATTATCTATTGAAAAAATTACGTATATCAATTTCCAATGCATTAAATACACAACTTTCAATAAAACCTTGCTATTTTAGACTTGTTAAACAATATCCTTAGGGCACTCGATACCATTTGCCATTTACATTCTCTTAGAGATGTGCTACTCATCATTTTTGGGGCTGCCTTTTTCTGATATATGTGAATTGCTTAGGGAGAAAACAGAATCTCAGCAATGACCTCCAGCCGCTCTGATTGGTGTATATCACGACAAAGGACTTGGGGTGTGCCCATTCCAGTTTTTTATCATCTGCAGTCTAGAGAACCTCTTATGAATGAAGAGACAATTGATCATATAAATTGTAAGTGAAAAAAATAGTGCTTAAGTTATGATTATGTACTCAATTTCTTTTTGGGTTTAATATGATTACTTTTTTGGTTgccaataaatataaaacaaatattattgcCCATATTTGAGTACGTGTAGTGGTAAATATTCCAAAGTTGCTTATGCTCGTTTAAAGCATGTTGGTCCTATGAAATCAGCACGTCCTAATATTGATCTTTTGCTTTTCTTTCTGTGACTGTCAGCTATTATTGCCCAAAAGGGCAGTGATGCATGGTGGTACATGACAGTAGAGGAACTCCTCCCTGCTAAATATCGTGATAAAGCAGCAGAATATGAAAAAGGAACTGATACAATGGATGTGTGGTTTGATTCAGGTACAAATACAGTAATCTACCTGAGCTAATCTTGCCGGCATATAGTTGTCCATTAATTTAGTTCATTGTTTACTTTCTTTGAATTTGGTGTTTCTTGGCTGGTTATTTTTACTCCAGGTTCCTCTTGGGCTGCAGTCTTGGGAAAAAGAGAGTCCCTTGGCTTTCCTGCAGACTTGTATCTTGAAGGAACAGATCAGCATCGAGGGTGGTTTCAGAGTTCATTGCTAACTAGTATAGCTACAACaggtaatgatttttttttacttacaaTCAAGATAAATGTCATCGGTCCTCTGTCCCTCAAATTAGCAAGGAAAATCATCAGATTATCAGTCaacttaaataatttaagattgTAATAAGTGTATATGTTTATGGTATctcaaatatgattttttttttttgtcatttggttattatttagtctttaaaaatacAGAGATCATGTGCTTTTAGTGCCAATAGGGTCTGCAacactatttttgttaaatgtaGGActaaacaacaacaaccaaagtCTTTTTCAATCAAATGGGGTcgttatataaattaaataatgttcTATATTGTGTACCATATCTGTAGGCAGACCATTTAATTCTATTTCTCTCTTGAGGGTTTGGTGTATAAATTTCTTGGGTCTCCAGTTTCCTCTAACTATTTTACTATCCTTTATCTCTAGTCTATCCCCCTACATGGtgcttttataatttttcactATGAATGTCCAAACAACCATTTTACAATTGGAGCTATCCCAACTTTTCCTCTAATGAATTCATTCCTAGTCCTCTCTAATGACTTTCAACAGGACTGTTTGGGTGAAAATGtcttcaaatatttatatttatgctAGTCAGACACTAAGTCTTTCATTTTTGTCTAATATAGGAAAGGCTCCATATTCTTCGGTTTTAACTCATGGATTTGTATTGGATGAGAAAGGCTTAAAGATGAGCAAGTCTTTGGGTAATGTTGTGGATCCACGTAGTGTGATTGAAGGAGGAAAAAATCAGAAGGCAAGTTACATAAACGGATtctgtaaaatataaaatattagttctGGAACTGTATCAAACCCTATAATTTCACTTTATCAAAATTGCATTGTTCTCAGGAAGCACCTGCTTATGGAGCTGATGTCCTTCGGCTTTGGGTTTCTAGTGTAGATTATACTGGTGATGTGATGATTGGCCCTCAAATTCTTCGTCAAATATCAGAAATTTACCGGAAGTTACGGGGAACTTTAAGATACCTCTTAGCAAATCTTCATGACTGGAAAGTAAGTTCAAGTCCTGTGGCTGAATTAaatcctttttctttttcctgGAGATACTAATACTGCCAAATGTATGTATGAGCACATGTCTTTTTTCCACTTTTTCATATTTCTAAGTATGTAATTGTTTTGTTGGCAGACAGATTATACTGTTAATTACAACGAACTTCCAAGGATTGATAGGCATGCACTATTTCAGCTTGAGAATATTGTAAAAAACATTCAAGGGAATTATGAAAGTTACcagtttttcaaaatatttcagGTATGTTGTTTTCGATCCTAGAGGAACATTCTATATCTACAGAATATGTTAATATGCTTAGTGCATGCATAGGTGTGAATGTGGACGACATATTTTCATAGATCTGTCTAGCTTTGCTATAGTGGCACTGAAATTTTTGAAAGGCACAAATGTTGAAATGCGCATCTGCTTGATGGTAATTTGTAGTAGAATTGAAAATGATATTTGGGTTGAAAAAGGGGTTATCTGTGGCATAGGATTCATCCctcaagtttttattttcatataaaaacttttattatgTTCTCTTAGCATGACATTTCATGTAATTTAGCTGAATTTTTCTCATCTAATAGTTTGATTTCCCAAAAATTacggtgttttttttttccccaTTCTCAGATTTTACAGAGGTTTGTAATAGTTGACCTTTCAAATTTCTATTTTGATGTTGCCAAAGATCGACTATATGTTGGGTACGTTTCTCTCTTGTTGTATTGCTTATACCCTCCATTGTGCATTTACAAAAACAATTATGGACAGATATTTAGGTTTTGATATACACAACTCGGCCTTTGTATGGCAGCACAAGATATGAATATTGCCTGTTTTACATTTTATTCTCTGTCTCAAAAATACATCTCTTTACACTTATTTTTCACAGTGGATCCACAAGTTATACAAGGAGAAGTTGCCAAACAGTTCTTGCAGCTCATCTCCTTTCTATTGTGAGAGTAATAGCACCAATATTGCCCCATTTAGCTGAAGATGTGTGGCAGAATCTTCCATTTCAGTATACAACTGAATATGGTTCCTTTGCTGAATATGTATTCGAATCAAGATGGCCAACATTTAATGAAAGATGGCTTACTCTACCTGCTGAAGAAATTGAATTCTGGGAAAAAATTCTTGAGGTACACTCTCATTCATGAAAGAATTATAACTTATAAGCGCGATTTTCCCAATCTAAGAGTAATCAAAACTTAGCACCATTTTTTCGTTGAacattataaaatgataaaataagcAAATTGCTACTTAATCActtaaaattgatcaaaatatgCAATGCAATAATCTCTTTCAAAGTCAGTATCttagtttttgtaaaaatatgagTAATTTATGTGTCTAAGAAGATCACATACCTTCTATTTATAGTAATGctgcaataattacatttaatgTTTAGGAAGATGTATTGACTAGGACTACTAACAATTAGTCTAAGGTGTTGcacaatcaagtaataataacaacataCAATGAATTTTAACACTCCCCCTAAAGCTAAAGATTACTATGCTTTAAGCTTGTTACATCAAAACattttctcacaaaaattgaaactaaGTTTGACAATTGTTGGGCTAGTGTGAGTCACAACCAACATAACTCACCACTAAGATGATCATTGACGAGAAGAGAACACACTATTAATGTGTGGGAAATGAGTCACCACTGTATTGATCGTCGGTGGGAATTAAAGGCACCACTAATATGATCCATATGTGGGAGAAGAGTCACCACCGGATTGATCGTTGGTGAGAATAAAATACATCATcaatatgattcatatgtgggAAAGGAGTCACCACCAGATTGGTCGTCGGTTGGAATAAAAGGCCGGAATAAAAGATGGACGATGCTGGAAAACAGGGGACGGAGAGAGCTGCACGCGCTTACATGAAGGTGGAGGCGCATGCGGTGGCTGTTGGCGACGGGAAAAGCTTCACCGTGCTTGCCGGAGGATTGCGCGGCGGTTGTGGTAGTTGTAGGCAGATAGAAAAGGGGCGACTGGTTTTGACATAGCTGTAACAGTGTAAAAAAAGACAGAAATGTGGTAAAACTGTGAAAATTAGTGGTTATGGTGCATTTGCCGCCGACAGCGGTCCATTTGCATAGAGACAGGTCACATGCTGTGTGTCTAAGAAGACCATACACcttctatttataatgatgctgcaataattacattcagTGCCTAAGAAGTTGTATTGAGTAGGACTACTAACAATTAGTCTAGGATGTTGCACAATCAagtaataatgaaaatatacaCTGAATTTTAACAGTTTTACATCATCTGCCAAAAATCAACTTCCGTAAAAGCTTCAATTATTTGGTAGGTCGTAGAGACTCATCTTAATTTTACATCTAATACACATTTGAAGTGCCAATGGATTTTCAAACCATTATAAAACTTGAAACAATAAATAACACTTGTAATAAccgattaaaataaaaatctttaaattatgataaaatttaccatctcttctaaataaaaaaaatataaaaaaaataaaagtcttTAATACTACAGAAAAACCAAAACTTAGACTTATTTATTGGCTCACAGTTACTATTAAACTAGATACACAAAAAGTGTCCCAGAATTTATTCTTTCTCAAATTTTCTAAAACTACAAGGTGATAATTAACATATTAGATATTCGTTCTATGTATCTGTTACTAAATGAATGCACCTTTTGCCAGCTGAGAACCGAGGTGAATAGAGTGTTGGAGGTGGCCCGAACTGGAAAATTAATTGGTGCCAGTTTGGATGCTAAAGTTCACATTTATACATCCGATGCCATCATGGCATCCAAATTATCTGAACTATGTACAAGCAAAATTGATGCTGATACATTGAATCGGTTATTCATAACGTCTCAGGTATGTCTAAAGCTACAAATACTTTTCAGTCACTTAAAGCTAACGAAgaacataataatatttaggGGTTGCTATTTGTCATATTATGATTCATGTTTTGGCTGAGCAACCCTTGCATATTAAGGCTTTATGAATCAACAAAGAATGACTAAGGTTTTGATAGTAGTATTTTGTAATACATGTCTTTTACCTTGTTTGTCAACTTGGCTAGTTTAGATTCCAGAActagttattaatttaaataaattaccCCTAACAAAAACCATTAAATTGCATGATCGAGGCTTCTAGTTTaaggcaaaaaaaaaactagaattGAAATATAGTATCCAAGATGTTTCAAATTCTTAttcagaattattttttttattcagttactataaattaatttttattttatcccaTGATGGCGTATTCAAACTTCAAAGCAGAGatttatgttttggaattttggcATTGCATCACTTTGTACCTAAGCATTGACATTTCACCCCTTGAATTTCAAAACCTGtccaaagaaaaagaaagagaaaaaaaagtattGTTCTATGATTTGAAGCTTTTATTGAGTGCACATGCCATATTAATAAGCttttttatgtcattatttAAACTGTTTTTACATGTTTTATTGGCAATACTCAGGCTGAGATTCTTCCTTCattggaggatgaaaatgttgCAAATATACCATATAGTGGTGAATGCCTAATTCAGGGGAACAATAAAGTGTGGATTGGTGTATCTCGTGCTAGTGGTTCCAAATGTGAAAGATGTTGGCATTATTCACACGAGGTCGGTTCATTTTCAGACCACCCTACCCTTTGCAGCCGCTGCTATGATGTTGTTGCTGTTCAGATGTCCTCTGCCTCTGAAGTAGCTGCTGTCAGTTAAGATTTCAAGACAAGAAACTTTGTTTGAATTTCaacctcatttttttttaattaaaaatatttatttttgaaaatgaattgtaataaattgtaaatgtaaaaattatttataccaCCTATAATTTGTAGTTACCTTGCATAACAAATTATATGTTGCCAAGTATAATACTGTCGGCGTGCAGTAATTGATGAGTTACCACGTGTTCTAATGTTACCGTTTTGGGATGAAAATGAAGGGAGACTAAAGTGTAAGAAGAGGTGTTTGGTGAATAAATTGTGAGATATAGGAAAGAAAGGATGAATTGTTCTTCATGATTACACCTCATCATTTTAATGACGTAGGATTATAAATGATTAAGTGTGCATCAATTATTTGATGACTATTTTTATCTATTTGTTtacttaacttttttttcttttttatttatttattagccATTTATTTCAACTATATCAACTATATAAACTGATTGAATCAATTAAACAATGCGATAGGATTCTTGGGACCAAGAATAATGACTCAAGCACTTTACTTGGAAGATATCTTTTAggcatattttgttactttgtTTAGTAGCACTGCTATTGTGTGGTTGATATAATTATCTTATTGTATATGCatcacattttataaaatacaatcaatcaattttttgttataggttctttttattaattttggagtgtGACTTTGTTTGAATTGAGTCGTAACATTTGCTGTTTTAATTTAGAGTTGGGTCATGAAAAATGTTTCTTATACACCGAATTAAGGTACTCTATTGAATACTAATAAGTGGATGAAACCGTTAAAGAAGAAAAGAC
Protein-coding sequences here:
- the LOC101515155 gene encoding isoleucine--tRNA ligase, chloroplastic/mitochondrial, which produces METTIALFMQASSYRVLSRNACLSSRRTNSIGLYYSRGISSAKAVSLPKFSNYCTHSKDDICSSKRRSRGPVMAGKKAAEGIKQDDGKYKHTVDLPKTAFGMRANSSIREPEIQKIWADNQVFKRVVDKNSGGSFILHDGPPYANGDLHIGHALNKILKDIINRYKLLQNYKVHFVPGWDCHGLPIELKVLQSMDKEARNNLTPLKLRAKAAKFAKDTVKTQMSSFKRFGVWADWNNPYLTLDSEYEAAQIEVFGQMALKGYIYRGRKPVHWSPSSRTALAEAELEYPEGHVSRSIYAIFRVASAPLMPSGLLQEFPNLCLAIWTTTPWTIPANAAVAVNPKLEYAVVEVESLDGQASSSGETRKERLGIVLNDEKKPFLIVASDLVPTLEAKWGVKLVVKRRLLGSDLENYRYTHPVDNRECPVVIGGDYITTETGTGLVHTAPGHGQEDYVTGQKYGLPILSPVDDNGIFTEEAGQFSGLDVLGEGNTAVVKYLDENLSLIMEESYKHKYPYDWRTKKPTIFRATEQWFASVEGFREAAMEAIGSVKWVPPQGENRISAMTSSRSDWCISRQRTWGVPIPVFYHLQSREPLMNEETIDHINSIIAQKGSDAWWYMTVEELLPAKYRDKAAEYEKGTDTMDVWFDSGSSWAAVLGKRESLGFPADLYLEGTDQHRGWFQSSLLTSIATTGKAPYSSVLTHGFVLDEKGLKMSKSLGNVVDPRSVIEGGKNQKATPAYGADVLRLWVSSVDYTGDVMIGPQILRQISEIYRKLRGTLRYLLANLHDWKTDYTVNYNELPRIDRHALFQLENIVKNIQGNYESYQFFKIFQILQRFVIVDLSNFYFDVAKDRLYVGGSTSYTRRSCQTVLAAHLLSIVRVIAPILPHLAEDVWQNLPFQYTTEYGSFAEYVFESRWPTFNERWLTLPAEEIEFWEKILELRTEVNRVLEVARTGKLIGASLDAKVHIYTSDAIMASKLSELCTSKIDADTLNRLFITSQAEILPSLEDENVANIPYSGECLIQGNNKVWIGVSRASGSKCERCWHYSHEVGSFSDHPTLCSRCYDVVAVQMSSASEVAAVS